A stretch of the Cyprinus carpio isolate SPL01 chromosome B4, ASM1834038v1, whole genome shotgun sequence genome encodes the following:
- the LOC109049784 gene encoding gastrula zinc finger protein XlCGF57.1-like isoform X2 — protein MLHHDLMALNEESQELNETDDKDQNEKQHDFKTEEKSIICSQTSSQTQTYTCQQCGKSFSRNGDLKTHMKIHIEKKQLICPQCGNGFTKKKYLTVHMRTHTREKSFTCPQCGKSFTQKKYLSVHMKIHTREKSFTCPQCGNIFTQKKYLAVHMRIHTREESFTCPQCGKSFTSKGRLKTHMRVHTGEKPFTCPQCGNSFTQKKYLAVHMKIHIGEKPFTCPQCGKRFTCKGKLKIHMRVHTGEKPFTCELCVKSFSFNNGLKVHMRIHTGEKPFVCDQCGKRFTQKNCLNIHMRIHTGERPYTCKLCGKSFSFNNGLKVHMINHNEKKPLMCAQCGKSFTQKHCLNAHMRIHTGEKPYTCPQCGKSFRHKGSLKVHIRIHTGEKPFTCKLCGKSFSFSNGLKVHMRTHTGEKPFVCDQCGRSFTENKLLNAHMRIHTGESPFTCELCGKGFTQKENLKNHMKIH, from the exons ATGCTACACCATG ACCTGATGGCGCTTAATGAGGAGAGTCAAGAACTGAATGAAACAGACGACAAAGATCAGAATGAGAAACAGCATGATttcaaaactgaagaaaaatcaattatttgcTCACAGACTTCCTCACAAACTCAaacttacacctgccaacagtgtgggaagagtttctcaCGAAATGGAGATCTTAAGactcacatgaaaattcacattgaaaagaaacaattaatatgccctcagtgtggaaacggttttacaaagaaaaaataccTCACTgtccacatgagaactcacaccagagagaagtcgttcacctgccctcagtgtggaaagagttttacccAGAAAAAATACctctctgtccacatgaaaattcacaccagagagaagtcattcacctgccctcagtgtggtaacatttttacacagaaaaaatacCTTGctgtccacatgagaattcacaccagAGAGGAGTCgttcacctgccctcagtgtggaaagagtttcacgtCTAAAGGAAGACTTAAgactcacatgagagttcacactggagagaagccattcacctgccctcagtgtggaaacagttttacacagaaaaaatacctcgctgtccacatgaaaattcacatcggagagaagccgttcacctgccctcagtgtggaaagcgTTTCACGTGTAAAGGAAAACTTAagattcacatgagagttcacactggagagaagcctttcacctgcgaACTGTGTGTTAAGAGTTTCTCATTCAATAACGGTCTTAAggttcacatgagaattcacactggagagaagccatttgtatgtgatcagtgtggaaagaggttTACACAGAAAAACTGCCTTAAtatccacatgagaattcacactggagagagaccttatACCTGCAAACTgtgcgggaagagtttctcaTTCAATAACGGTCTTAAGGTTCACATGATAAATCACAATGAAAAGAAGCCGTTAATGtgcgctcagtgtggaaagagttttacgcAGAAACACTGCCTTAAtgcccacatgagaattcacactggagagaaaccttacacttgccctcagtgtggaaagagtttcaggcACAAAGGAAGCCTTAAGGTTCAcattagaattcacactggagagaaacctttcacctgcaagctgtgtgggaagagtttctcaTTTAGTAACGGTCTTAAGGttcacatgagaactcacactggagagaagccatttgtatgtgatcagtgtggaaggagttttaCGGAGAACAAACTCCTTAAtgcccacatgagaattcacactggagagagtccTTTTACCTGTGAACTGTGTGGGAAGGG
- the LOC109049784 gene encoding gastrula zinc finger protein XlCGF57.1-like isoform X1, which produces MEFIKEESEDMKIEEAFRVKHEDTETQTDLMALNEESQELNETDDKDQNEKQHDFKTEEKSIICSQTSSQTQTYTCQQCGKSFSRNGDLKTHMKIHIEKKQLICPQCGNGFTKKKYLTVHMRTHTREKSFTCPQCGKSFTQKKYLSVHMKIHTREKSFTCPQCGNIFTQKKYLAVHMRIHTREESFTCPQCGKSFTSKGRLKTHMRVHTGEKPFTCPQCGNSFTQKKYLAVHMKIHIGEKPFTCPQCGKRFTCKGKLKIHMRVHTGEKPFTCELCVKSFSFNNGLKVHMRIHTGEKPFVCDQCGKRFTQKNCLNIHMRIHTGERPYTCKLCGKSFSFNNGLKVHMINHNEKKPLMCAQCGKSFTQKHCLNAHMRIHTGEKPYTCPQCGKSFRHKGSLKVHIRIHTGEKPFTCKLCGKSFSFSNGLKVHMRTHTGEKPFVCDQCGRSFTENKLLNAHMRIHTGESPFTCELCGKGFTQKENLKNHMKIH; this is translated from the coding sequence ACCTGATGGCGCTTAATGAGGAGAGTCAAGAACTGAATGAAACAGACGACAAAGATCAGAATGAGAAACAGCATGATttcaaaactgaagaaaaatcaattatttgcTCACAGACTTCCTCACAAACTCAaacttacacctgccaacagtgtgggaagagtttctcaCGAAATGGAGATCTTAAGactcacatgaaaattcacattgaaaagaaacaattaatatgccctcagtgtggaaacggttttacaaagaaaaaataccTCACTgtccacatgagaactcacaccagagagaagtcgttcacctgccctcagtgtggaaagagttttacccAGAAAAAATACctctctgtccacatgaaaattcacaccagagagaagtcattcacctgccctcagtgtggtaacatttttacacagaaaaaatacCTTGctgtccacatgagaattcacaccagAGAGGAGTCgttcacctgccctcagtgtggaaagagtttcacgtCTAAAGGAAGACTTAAgactcacatgagagttcacactggagagaagccattcacctgccctcagtgtggaaacagttttacacagaaaaaatacctcgctgtccacatgaaaattcacatcggagagaagccgttcacctgccctcagtgtggaaagcgTTTCACGTGTAAAGGAAAACTTAagattcacatgagagttcacactggagagaagcctttcacctgcgaACTGTGTGTTAAGAGTTTCTCATTCAATAACGGTCTTAAggttcacatgagaattcacactggagagaagccatttgtatgtgatcagtgtggaaagaggttTACACAGAAAAACTGCCTTAAtatccacatgagaattcacactggagagagaccttatACCTGCAAACTgtgcgggaagagtttctcaTTCAATAACGGTCTTAAGGTTCACATGATAAATCACAATGAAAAGAAGCCGTTAATGtgcgctcagtgtggaaagagttttacgcAGAAACACTGCCTTAAtgcccacatgagaattcacactggagagaaaccttacacttgccctcagtgtggaaagagtttcaggcACAAAGGAAGCCTTAAGGTTCAcattagaattcacactggagagaaacctttcacctgcaagctgtgtgggaagagtttctcaTTTAGTAACGGTCTTAAGGttcacatgagaactcacactggagagaagccatttgtatgtgatcagtgtggaaggagttttaCGGAGAACAAACTCCTTAAtgcccacatgagaattcacactggagagagtccTTTTACCTGTGAACTGTGTGGGAAGGG